Proteins co-encoded in one Spiroplasma gladiatoris genomic window:
- a CDS encoding ATP-dependent DNA helicase, translating into MNNELFSDFSNECLSNLEKENPDINNLTIEQLDSIKKCFENRISIITGKAGTGKTKLIDTIIKISNNVNPNIKIGLTALSGMATKNISNSLKLNLNNVETINIHKLLDGNGIRRFRYNETILLNKDIIIVDECSMIDLRMFYHLFQAISTKIEKIILVGDSNQLPPISTGIVFEDLIESNIISTSKLTKNFRQNENEDLLRFANDIIENNNTYTKEDFLKIIEENKIKGINFLFNKNTDDLKEFLVSEYLTSSYENCNLKNLQIISNINTEEKDYFYSTKTINNFLKRRLCNHDLDLNEYYFKQRVLFTRNKFKKDTYLKFDIFNGDIGYICSIKDIKSEYKYLNKIYKKEVKILIDNNFIECYLSKDDRFYLKNKLNIEIKIECGFCVSVHKLQGGEYKKIIYIASGSNRPSNFHTKRTVYTALTRAKEEIIICGNKDVFLTQLTNDFVKPKTSLVEFLKDELEY; encoded by the coding sequence ATGAATAATGAATTATTTAGTGACTTTTCCAACGAATGTTTAAGTAATCTTGAAAAAGAAAATCCAGACATAAATAATTTAACAATTGAACAACTAGACTCTATAAAAAAATGTTTTGAAAATAGAATCTCTATTATTACAGGTAAAGCTGGAACTGGAAAAACTAAATTAATAGATACAATAATCAAAATATCAAACAATGTTAATCCTAATATTAAAATTGGTTTAACTGCTTTATCAGGAATGGCGACTAAAAATATTTCTAATAGTTTAAAATTAAATTTAAATAATGTTGAAACAATTAATATTCATAAATTACTAGATGGAAATGGTATAAGAAGATTCAGATATAATGAAACAATATTACTAAATAAAGATATTATAATTGTTGATGAGTGTTCAATGATTGATTTGAGAATGTTCTATCATTTATTTCAAGCTATTAGTACTAAAATTGAAAAAATAATTTTAGTAGGAGATAGCAATCAACTTCCCCCAATATCTACTGGTATTGTTTTTGAAGATCTTATTGAAAGTAATATAATCTCAACTAGTAAATTAACTAAAAACTTTAGACAAAATGAAAATGAAGATTTACTGCGCTTTGCAAATGACATTATTGAAAATAATAACACTTATACAAAAGAAGATTTTTTAAAAATAATTGAAGAAAATAAAATTAAAGGAATAAATTTTTTATTTAACAAAAATACAGATGATTTAAAGGAATTTTTAGTAAGTGAGTATTTAACAAGTTCATATGAAAATTGTAATTTAAAAAATTTACAAATTATTAGTAATATAAATACAGAAGAAAAAGATTATTTTTATTCTACTAAAACTATTAATAATTTTTTAAAGAGAAGATTATGTAATCATGACTTGGATTTAAATGAATATTATTTTAAACAAAGAGTTCTTTTTACAAGAAATAAGTTTAAAAAAGATACTTATTTAAAATTTGATATTTTCAATGGTGATATTGGTTATATTTGTAGTATTAAAGATATAAAAAGTGAATATAAGTATTTAAATAAAATTTATAAAAAAGAAGTAAAAATTTTAATCGATAATAATTTCATAGAATGTTATCTTTCTAAAGATGATCGATTCTATTTAAAAAATAAATTAAACATTGAAATAAAAATAGAATGCGGATTTTGTGTAAGTGTTCATAAATTACAAGGTGGAGAATATAAGAAAATCATTTATATTGCATCAGGATCAAATAGACCGTCTAATTTTCATACAAAAAGAACCGTTTATACAGCTTTAACTAGAGCAAAAGAAGAAATCATTATATGTGGTAATAAAGATGTATTTTTAACACAATTAACTAATGATTTTGTTAAACCAAAAACTAGTTTAGTAGAATTTTTAAAAGATGAATTGGAATATTAG